From Saprospiraceae bacterium, one genomic window encodes:
- a CDS encoding formate dehydrogenase accessory sulfurtransferase FdhD encodes MNLHKFRSVNIQEGTFSQEILKWKSGQISKQLDKLALEEPLEIVTRYRDAAQDKSKVISITMRTPGCDKDLIIGFLFNENIITSKTDILEIDFKFNCNGEGQEHQTAIVVVDPKLNLRIESLDRHFYTNSSCGVCGKTAIDLALDYMAYVPKLLNECIDPSSICELPEKLRSHQTVFHETGGIHACGIFDLNQTLIHYAEDVGRHNAMDKLTGFCLTHQLVPAADHILVLSGRASFELIQKAMSTGFPIVISVGAPSHLAVELARISGMTLIGFVKKEGFNIYSGDHRIKM; translated from the coding sequence GTGAACCTTCATAAATTCAGATCGGTCAATATTCAAGAAGGAACATTTTCACAGGAAATCCTCAAATGGAAATCTGGCCAGATTTCTAAACAATTAGATAAATTGGCATTGGAAGAACCTTTGGAAATTGTTACCAGGTATAGAGACGCTGCACAGGATAAATCAAAAGTCATATCCATCACCATGAGGACTCCGGGTTGTGACAAGGATCTGATAATTGGCTTTCTCTTCAATGAAAATATAATCACCTCCAAAACAGATATTCTGGAAATTGATTTTAAGTTCAATTGCAATGGAGAGGGACAAGAACATCAAACAGCAATTGTGGTTGTTGATCCGAAATTAAACCTTAGAATTGAATCCCTTGACCGACATTTTTATACCAACTCAAGTTGTGGCGTATGTGGCAAAACTGCCATCGACCTGGCCTTAGACTATATGGCTTATGTCCCTAAATTGTTGAATGAATGCATCGATCCAAGTAGTATTTGTGAATTACCGGAAAAATTGAGATCTCACCAGACTGTTTTTCATGAAACTGGTGGTATTCACGCCTGCGGCATTTTTGATCTCAACCAAACACTTATCCACTATGCTGAAGACGTAGGGAGACACAACGCTATGGATAAACTTACTGGATTTTGTCTGACACATCAACTAGTCCCGGCAGCAGATCATATCTTGGTGTTAAGTGGAAGAGCTAGTTTTGAACTCATCCAAAAAGCCATGTCAACTGGATTTCCAATTGTGATATCTGTCGGAGCTCCCAGCCATCTGGCGGTAGAATTGGCCAGGATCAGTGGTATGACTTTGATTGGTTTTGTGAAAAAAGAAGGATTTAATATCTATTCAGGTGACCATAGAATCAAAATGTAA
- the gldC gene encoding gliding motility protein GldC: protein MGKISKIQIEVHLDDLNVPEKVLWTAQDSDSDSPTEAKGLLISIFEKSSLDTLKLDIWTKEMQVIEMDRFMYQTLNALCDSYLKATNNVQLSNEFKSFVTHFGKSTEIVP from the coding sequence ATGGGTAAAATTTCTAAAATTCAAATAGAAGTACATTTGGATGATTTAAATGTTCCGGAGAAGGTCTTATGGACCGCTCAAGATTCAGATTCTGATTCGCCGACTGAGGCCAAAGGATTACTGATATCTATTTTTGAAAAAAGCAGTCTAGACACCTTGAAATTGGATATTTGGACTAAGGAAATGCAGGTGATCGAAATGGATCGGTTTATGTACCAAACATTGAATGCATTGTGTGATAGCTATCTTAAGGCAACCAATAATGTTCAATTGTCCAATGAATTCAAAAGTTTCGTAACACATTTTGGTAAGTCTACAGAAATTGTACCTTGA
- a CDS encoding gliding motility-associated C-terminal domain-containing protein gives MVDPLRRVFILLMAFFSFTLVNELKGTHIVGGQITYYCSNMKTNEYTILLTLRRDCFLGSPEAEFDDPAHIGIFDSKGNVLRDLGRFGVITIPFSKDDTLNEILRTECEVVGGDVCVHTTTYVGKVILPIRSGGYILAYQRCCRNSSITNILDPIYTGATYTLVITEAGLRRCNSGPAIGEWPPVYVCGDRPVNFQMNALDSRDTQHKDSFYYYFCAPYVGADTANSKPSTPRQPLQEPVQYKQPYSVLDPMGGPIPLQINRATGLITGQPDPIIGQYLIGVCVSEFDSNGVLLSITRRDFQYNVRICTTNPVSNFDTDRDVICDQNLTVNFTNKSRNTKDYTWLFDYPNLNPASKDTNPSYTFPGPGKYKVALVGIRAKDCIDTSYKDIYIYDSTQLGADFDLGFGPCRDSIFLNVRDKSFDSLLGIKNWMWELEIQGKKYSASDRNPNFTITDTGQAKLKLWIESNGGCLDSIDKTYNINSLKPDFPSGGIPICIGESTKIINNPDNRFSYNWSPSKWINCTDCPDPIATPDSTITYYVTITDGQCTEVDSVIIRVNELLDIDILGDTVICQDTFTLRASGGVPSSIEWSTSRDFTNIFNQGNPTLRVGVPDRQTFYLRAMSAENCAGMDSISVRNEKVITDTESNDFKFCEGDTFKLFLSNLRPEHRLNYIWSPNNWVLSGQGTDTIVAFYPFCDDQKYIVNVENQFKCRGVDTVNIDMICKPKATFEVDKNCDNTLVSFINSSEPGNYVWIFGDGDTSTAQNPIHEYRDTGTYLVTLIVRAECNNQISKFINVGFVKVNLVDTILSCNKEPVYLNPDPDLSYNYLWSPPDFLDNINSPNPLASVPETKTYVVRISDKRLPDCFIERPVTVFVPPPIELEVNNDTVLCHPVDLLLEARTKQLAKVEWLDGIGRFLGDGYQVLRHFKDSQYIRAFATDIFGCTDVDSFRVIPIDTNYDIIGRMNFCLGSDGKIEFVPLDGHRYTFEWSPDRYIVNKQNANEYVIVKPEDTTVFYVDFTNEYGCKYRDSFQVNISKFVPPLFAWADDDTIYLGQSTTLHVTGGFSGYEWLNPQRPPVLDCIFCTDPIATPKTSSVFRVKAINEDMCEDIAEVSVFVILPNCDESDVFIPNIFSPNGDNLNDEFRVRSNFVEELEMYIYNRWGEKVFESRDVNQGWDGTYMGQDLAPDVYAYYFKVLCVDGQTYFKKGNVTLVR, from the coding sequence ATGGTAGATCCATTACGCAGAGTTTTTATACTTTTGATGGCATTTTTTTCATTCACTCTTGTGAATGAATTGAAGGGGACACATATCGTTGGTGGTCAGATAACGTATTATTGCAGCAATATGAAAACCAATGAATACACTATTTTATTGACATTGAGGAGAGATTGTTTTCTCGGTTCTCCGGAGGCAGAATTTGATGATCCAGCACATATAGGAATTTTTGATAGCAAAGGAAATGTGTTAAGAGATTTGGGTCGTTTTGGAGTTATAACGATTCCATTCAGCAAAGATGATACACTGAATGAAATTCTGAGAACAGAATGTGAGGTTGTGGGGGGTGACGTTTGTGTTCACACAACCACTTATGTTGGGAAAGTAATATTGCCAATTCGATCTGGAGGCTATATTTTGGCCTATCAAAGATGCTGTAGAAATAGTTCAATTACGAATATACTAGATCCAATTTATACAGGCGCAACCTATACACTTGTGATTACCGAAGCGGGATTGCGTAGATGTAATTCTGGCCCAGCAATAGGAGAGTGGCCACCTGTTTATGTTTGTGGTGATAGACCAGTTAATTTTCAAATGAATGCGTTAGATTCAAGAGACACCCAGCACAAGGATTCCTTTTATTATTATTTCTGCGCGCCTTATGTTGGAGCAGATACTGCCAACTCTAAACCATCCACGCCAAGACAACCTTTACAAGAACCAGTGCAGTACAAACAACCCTATTCTGTTTTGGACCCTATGGGTGGGCCCATACCCCTTCAGATCAATCGGGCAACGGGACTTATCACAGGACAGCCTGATCCCATCATCGGTCAGTATCTCATTGGAGTTTGTGTAAGTGAGTTTGATAGCAATGGTGTATTGCTTTCAATTACCAGAAGAGATTTTCAATACAACGTCAGGATTTGTACCACAAATCCTGTTTCAAATTTTGACACGGACCGCGATGTTATTTGTGATCAGAACTTAACAGTTAACTTTACGAATAAGAGTAGGAACACAAAAGATTATACTTGGCTATTTGACTATCCAAATTTGAATCCAGCAAGTAAGGACACAAATCCAAGCTATACATTTCCAGGGCCTGGAAAGTATAAAGTGGCACTTGTTGGAATCCGAGCCAAAGATTGTATTGATACCAGCTATAAAGATATTTATATCTATGATTCTACACAGCTTGGTGCAGATTTTGATTTAGGTTTTGGGCCATGTAGAGATTCAATTTTTTTAAATGTTCGAGACAAATCATTTGATTCTCTACTTGGAATTAAAAACTGGATGTGGGAATTGGAGATCCAGGGAAAAAAATATTCAGCAAGTGATCGAAATCCAAATTTTACAATAACTGATACTGGTCAGGCTAAATTAAAATTGTGGATTGAATCCAATGGAGGATGTTTGGACTCTATTGATAAAACATATAATATAAATAGTTTAAAGCCTGATTTTCCTTCAGGTGGAATCCCTATTTGTATTGGAGAATCAACTAAAATTATCAATAATCCTGATAACCGATTTAGTTATAATTGGTCGCCCTCCAAGTGGATCAATTGTACGGACTGCCCTGATCCCATTGCAACTCCAGATAGTACAATTACATACTATGTAACCATTACCGATGGACAATGCACAGAAGTTGATTCTGTAATCATCAGGGTGAATGAATTGTTGGATATTGATATTTTGGGAGATACTGTAATCTGTCAGGATACTTTTACCTTGAGAGCTTCTGGCGGAGTTCCAAGCAGTATTGAATGGTCAACATCGCGAGATTTTACAAATATTTTTAATCAGGGCAACCCCACTCTAAGAGTTGGAGTGCCGGATCGCCAAACATTTTATTTAAGGGCAATGTCAGCTGAAAATTGCGCTGGAATGGATAGTATATCTGTTCGAAATGAAAAGGTAATAACAGATACGGAATCCAATGATTTTAAATTTTGTGAAGGTGATACTTTCAAATTGTTTTTGTCAAATCTGCGACCGGAACACCGATTGAACTATATATGGTCCCCAAATAATTGGGTGTTAAGCGGACAAGGTACTGATACCATTGTGGCTTTTTATCCATTTTGTGACGACCAGAAATATATCGTTAATGTAGAGAATCAGTTCAAATGCAGAGGAGTTGATACTGTGAATATTGATATGATCTGTAAGCCGAAAGCAACATTTGAAGTTGATAAAAATTGTGACAATACACTGGTTAGTTTTATTAACAGCAGTGAACCCGGCAATTATGTTTGGATTTTTGGAGATGGTGATACCAGCACAGCTCAAAATCCCATTCATGAATACAGGGATACAGGAACTTATTTGGTGACCCTGATCGTAAGAGCTGAATGTAATAATCAAATTAGCAAATTTATTAATGTAGGTTTTGTTAAAGTGAATTTGGTGGACACTATTTTGAGTTGCAATAAGGAACCAGTTTATCTCAATCCAGATCCCGATTTGAGTTATAATTATTTGTGGTCTCCACCTGATTTCTTGGACAATATCAATAGTCCTAACCCACTTGCTAGTGTTCCGGAAACCAAAACTTATGTAGTGAGAATCTCTGATAAAAGATTACCCGATTGTTTTATTGAAAGACCTGTGACTGTATTTGTACCTCCACCCATAGAATTAGAGGTGAATAACGATACTGTTCTTTGCCACCCTGTGGATCTTTTGCTTGAAGCAAGAACAAAACAACTTGCAAAAGTGGAATGGTTGGATGGAATAGGTAGATTTTTGGGAGATGGGTATCAAGTGCTTAGACATTTTAAAGACTCACAATATATTAGAGCTTTTGCAACTGATATTTTTGGGTGTACAGATGTTGATTCATTTCGGGTGATTCCCATTGATACGAATTATGATATTATTGGAAGAATGAACTTCTGTTTGGGATCAGATGGCAAAATTGAATTTGTGCCTTTGGATGGCCATAGATATACTTTCGAATGGTCTCCCGATCGATATATTGTCAATAAGCAAAATGCAAATGAATACGTCATTGTAAAACCAGAAGATACAACAGTCTTTTATGTGGACTTTACCAATGAATATGGATGTAAATACCGAGATAGTTTTCAAGTGAACATCAGCAAGTTTGTGCCACCTCTTTTTGCATGGGCAGATGATGATACGATTTATTTGGGTCAAAGTACAACACTTCACGTTACTGGCGGATTTAGTGGTTATGAATGGTTAAATCCTCAACGTCCTCCTGTTTTAGATTGTATTTTTTGCACAGATCCAATTGCCACACCCAAGACCTCTTCAGTTTTTAGGGTAAAGGCCATCAATGAGGATATGTGTGAAGATATTGCGGAGGTTTCCGTGTTTGTTATTTTACCAAACTGTGATGAATCTGATGTCTTTATACCCAATATATTTTCTCCAAATGGCGATAATCTCAACGATGAATTCAGAGTTCGAAGTAATTTCGTCGAGGAATTGGAAATGTATATATATAATCGATGGGGTGAAAAAGTATTCGAATCAAGAGATGTTAATCAAGGTTGGGATGGTACTTACATGGGGCAGGACTTGGCCCCGGACGTTTATGCCTATTACTTTAAGGTATTGTGCGTCGATGGACAAACCTACTTCAAAAAAGGCAATGTGACTTTAGTCAGATAA
- a CDS encoding PorP/SprF family type IX secretion system membrane protein produces MHYRYVILFLSIYAQDLLGQDIHFSQFNYNYHNLSPALTGQFDGDHRVTANYRNQWLSVPVPYMTASLWYDTKWRFTRRPGRVNFGIGMDYDQAGDSRLNLAKLVGSISYSHHFGSKHILTLGANSAVAQRRFNQEKLRWDVQWNGDRFDPTIGSMESFNHVGSFFMDLSAGLGYEFFLTRRTRLMLNGAAFHLNQPNQSFDGAGNVQSKLPIRFAGTMLVSIGLGSFLDLSIGGMHGKQDVYQETVLSSMIRLYLNKTPGQVLNLLVGLNSRLKDAMIPHIGVEYKNWLISGSYDMNTSAFQTATRRRGGPEITVQHIFKGVKSPGVYKKCPIY; encoded by the coding sequence ATGCATTATAGATATGTCATTCTGTTTTTGAGCATCTACGCCCAGGATTTATTGGGACAGGATATTCATTTTTCACAATTTAATTACAATTATCATAATTTATCACCGGCATTAACGGGTCAGTTTGACGGGGATCATAGAGTCACTGCCAATTACCGCAATCAATGGTTATCTGTACCTGTACCATATATGACCGCAAGTTTATGGTATGATACCAAATGGAGGTTTACAAGGAGACCCGGAAGAGTTAACTTTGGAATTGGTATGGATTATGACCAGGCGGGAGATTCAAGATTAAATTTAGCTAAACTGGTAGGAAGTATTTCATATAGCCATCATTTTGGTAGTAAGCATATACTTACCCTGGGAGCAAACTCAGCGGTTGCACAAAGAAGATTTAATCAAGAGAAATTGAGATGGGATGTTCAATGGAATGGGGACCGATTTGACCCTACCATTGGATCGATGGAGTCATTCAATCATGTCGGTAGCTTTTTTATGGATCTAAGCGCAGGCTTGGGATATGAATTTTTCTTGACTCGACGGACCAGATTAATGTTGAATGGAGCTGCATTTCATTTAAATCAACCCAATCAAAGTTTTGATGGTGCTGGCAATGTTCAATCCAAGCTTCCAATAAGGTTTGCGGGTACAATGTTGGTATCTATTGGACTGGGATCTTTTCTGGACCTTTCTATTGGAGGTATGCATGGAAAACAGGATGTTTATCAAGAAACAGTTCTCTCCAGTATGATTCGATTGTATTTGAACAAGACGCCTGGTCAGGTTTTAAATCTTTTAGTTGGCCTAAATTCAAGGTTGAAGGATGCGATGATCCCTCATATCGGAGTTGAATACAAAAATTGGTTAATCTCAGGTAGTTATGATATGAATACCTCGGCTTTTCAGACAGCTACTCGGAGAAGAGGAGGACCGGAAATTACTGTGCAACACATCTTTAAAGGGGTGAAAAGTCCTGGTGTTTACAAAAAATGTCCTATTTATTAA